A genomic region of Corticium candelabrum chromosome 6, ooCorCand1.1, whole genome shotgun sequence contains the following coding sequences:
- the LOC134180719 gene encoding uncharacterized protein LOC134180719: MPRRQRNRVPPTVRQERDGFVAPEGFALVDLSHLAAQLEPIALCATCQSGHLRLKIAVNRMGFSIPLLFECTNKYCGVDVRTGHSCHSSQRVTAGQAFEINRRMVLAIREIGGGHLQCRYEFSFSYLVFLFITLFFIYRN; this comes from the exons ATGCCTCGTCGTCAGCGTAACAGAGTTCCGCCGACAGTTCGTCAGGAGCGTGACGGTTTTGTTGCCCCAGAGGGGTTCGCTCTAGTGGATCTGTCGCACTTGGCAGCTCAACTAGAGCCAATTGCGCTTTGTGCTACGTGCCAAAGCGGGCACCTACGTCTGAAGATCGCCGTCAACAGGATGGGATTTTCAATCCCACTGTTGTTTGAGTGTACCAACAA GTATTGTGGAGTTGACGTTCGCACCGGCCATTCCTGCCATTCCTCGCAGAGAGTGACTGCTGGTCAGGCGTTCGAAATCAACAGACGGATGGTGCTAGCAATCAGAGAAATTGGGGGTGGCCATCTGCAATGCAGGTATGAGTTTTCGTTTTCATatcttgtgtttctgtttattaccttattttttatatatagaAACTAG
- the LOC134181582 gene encoding serine/threonine-protein kinase Nek3-like — MTHDSLCGLDYIHSMQPKEILHGDICPRNILVTATMRAKLGDLGAARFQDASLSVGLLSPQYTPPERFDVPALPKSKKTDMYSIGVTICKLFTAVLPDCKQRMDQVLLICEINVRFLCKHLMRDDPATRPTAAHDQQQHTPVISLVVFV; from the exons ATGACACATGATTCTTTGTGTGGACTCGATTACATTCACTCGATG CAACCTAAAGAGATTCTGCACGGTGACATCTGTCCAAGGAACATCTTAGTAACAGCAACGATGAGAGCGAAACTGGGTGATCTAGGAGCTGCTCGTTTTCAAGATGCTTCACTTTCAGTTGGTCTGCTCAGTCCACAATACACACCTCCTGAGAGATTTGATGTTCCAGCTTTACcaaaaagcaagaaaacagacaTGTACAGCATAGGAGTGACCATATGTAAGCTCTTCACTGCTGTTCTTCCAGATTGTAAACAAAGGATGGATCAAGTCTTACTTATCTGTGAGATAAATGTCCGCTTCTTATGTAAACACTTGATGAGAGATGATCCTGCCACACGACCAACAGCAGCACACGACCAACAGCAGCACACGCCCGTCATATCATTAGTCGTATTTGTTTGA
- the LOC134181385 gene encoding uncharacterized protein LOC134181385, with protein sequence MEQHGAVLMWGRSLELHKLRYTTFIGDGDSSSFKSVLAAKPYGDDVTITKSDCIGHVQKRMGTQLRRLWVEHKDVEIPTLSGESTRKGLKGANRLTADLVNRLQNYYGIAIRSHTGDKPGMITAITAIYCHHANDHSFCPPGESSWCKYNRGDPSYAPKEIQPEVLDLMEPVFERLSDEDLLERLQRGDTQNSNEALHSLIWRRCPKGVFASLEIIRLSTSLAVIQRNVGSVGLASVLHSLGILDTDVSIRLLEKIDVKKKNQLLRQRSVEYKRRRQMLRGMKKRGEDALWQKEMSSYEAGGFGMIEEEESGSRKGARKRRKKARDQEGQSISKRPHRAAASVSTPPSETCPPPASQRRPRNVRRPEC encoded by the exons ATGGAGCAGCATGGGGCGGTTTTGATGTGGGGCCGGTCATTGGAACTGCATAAACTGAGGTACACCACCTTTATAGGTGATGGTGACAGTTCCTCATTCAA GTCGGTTCTAGCAGCTAAGCCCTACGGTGACGATGTCACCATCACCAAGAGTGACTGCATCGGCCACGTGCAGAAGAGAATGGGGACACAGCTGAGGAGGTTATGGGTAGAACACAAGGACGTCGAGATTCCTACTCTATCTGGGGAGTCCACGAGGAAGGGGTTGAAGGGCGCGAACCGGTTGACTGCAGACCTCGTCAACAGGCTGCAGAATTACTACGGCATAGCCATTCGAAGCCACACTGGTGACAAACCTGGGATGATCACTGCCATCACAGCAATATACTGTCACCATGCCAACGACCACTCCTTCTGTCCACCTGGTGAGAGCTCATGGTGTAAGTATAACCGTGGCGATCCCAGTTATGCCCCAAAGGAGATACAGCCAGAAGTCCTAGACCTCATGGAGCCGGTTTTTGAGAGGCTGAGTGACGAAGACCTACTCGAGAGGTTGCAACGTGGAGACACGCAAAACTCCAACGAGGCTCTTCACTCTCTCATTTGGAGGCGTTGCCCAAAGGGGGTATTTGCCTCTCTTGAAATCATTCGCTTGAGCACATCACTGGCTGTTATCCAACGAAATGTTGGCAGTGTTGGATTGGCTAGTGTGCTGCACTCTTTGGGCATTCTAGACACTGATGTTTCCATACGCCTTCTTGAAAAAATAGATGTCAAGAAGAAGAACCAGTTGCTCAGACAGCGAAGTGTGGAGTATAAGAGGAGACGACAGATGCTGAGAGGGATGAAGAAGCGTGGAGAGGATGCATTGTGGCAGAAAGAGATGAGTAGTTACGAGGCAGGCGGTTTTGGTATGATTGAGGAGGAGGAGAGTGGATCAAGAAAGGGTGCTCGAAAGAGGAGGAAGAAAGCGAGAGATCAGGAGGGTCAGTCAATAAGTAAACGTCCCCATCGTGCTGCAGCATCTGTCAGCACTCCACCATCTGAGACTTGTCCACCACCAGCATCTCAGAGGCGTCCACGTAATGTGAGGCGTCCTGAATGTTGA
- the LOC134181080 gene encoding uncharacterized protein LOC134181080, with translation MRAYLYGDANAAEFASLLLRVGNGHIPVVEGRDTIFIPEHLGTVTDSPQTLIEQVYPNLQHHYQDFEWLMQRAILAPHNLSIRDINWEMLHQFPGEIKIYKSIDTVRDDDAVHYPSGFLDSLEPAGMPPHRLALKVGIPLMVLRNLALGIGNGTRLILKRMMNNCLEATIATGPHKGQDVYQPKIPLIPSDTGLPFEFKRLQFPVKVCFAMTINKAQGQTLAVAGLDLH, from the coding sequence ATGAGAGCTTATCTCTACGGTGACGCCAACGCTGCTGAGTTTGCAAGTCTCTTGCTGCGAGTTGGGAATGGTCATATACCGGTAGTTGAAGGACGTGATACCATCTTCATTCCAGAACATCTTGGCACAGTTACCGACTCTCCTCAGACCTTGATAGAGCAAGTGTACCCAAACTTGCAACATCACTACCAAGACTTCGAATGGCTAATGCAACGAGCTATTCTCGCACCACACAATTTGTCCATTCGTGATATTAACTGGGAGATGCTTCACCAGTTTCCTGGAGAGATAAAGATCTATAAATCAATTGATACGGTcagagatgatgatgcagtACACTATCCCTCGGGGTTTCTTGACTCCCTGGAACCTGCTGGTATGCCTCCTCATAGACTGGCTCTAAAGGTGGGAATTCCTCTAATGGTTCTCCGAAATCTGGCTCTTGGGATTGGAAACGGCACACGTCTTATACTAAAGAGAAtgatgaacaactgtctggaaGCAACTATTGCTACTGGACCACATAAAGGCCAAGACGTGTATCAGCCAAAGATACCACTAATTCCCAGTGATACTGGACTGCCATTTGAATTCAAACGACTTCAGTTTCCAGTTAAGGTCTGCTTTGCTATGACCATTAACAAGGCACAAGGGCAGACCTTAGCTGTGGCAGGGCTAGATCTACACTAG
- the LOC134181583 gene encoding jerky protein homolog-like, with amino-acid sequence MASKQSRKRSVITLEKKLELISELEKGQSFRLVSQHYNIPKSTLADIWKSRDKISRHVSGSEIPDVAKKRRVVKKPRFEKIDEACYMWFAQQRAKGASVSGPLLQEKALTLFPSLYPDEEWTSFKASSGWLQKFCRRHGIRSMRSIRLLRNTRTINVCRLHH; translated from the coding sequence ATGGCGTCCAAGCAATCACGGAAACGGTCAGTTATTACTCTAGAGAAGAAGTTGGAGTTAATTAGTGAATTGGAAAAGGGGCAATCATTTCGACTAGTCTCTCAGCATTATAACATTCCGAAGTCAACGTTGGCTGACATCTGGAAAAGCAGAGACAAGATTTCACGCCATGTGTCAGGTAGTGAAATTCCAGACGTTGCAAAGAAGCGTCGAGTTGTAAAGAAGCCGCGGTTTGAGAAGATCGACGAGGCATGCTACATGTGGTTTGCGCAACAGAGAGCGAAGGGAGCCTCGGTGTCAGGACCTTTATTGCAAGAGAAAGCCTTGACCCTGTTCCCTTCGCTTTATCCTGACGAAGAATGGACCAGTTTTAAAGCTAGCTCTGGTTGGCTGCAAAAGTTTTGCAGAAGACATGGAATTCGTTCTATGCGTTCTATTCGTTTGTTGCGGAACACACGTACTATCAATGTATGTAGACTGCATCATTAA